The proteins below come from a single Sporichthyaceae bacterium genomic window:
- a CDS encoding Calx-beta domain-containing protein, whose protein sequence is MSRTTTRRARTWLAVAALAVPCAALCAAAPAHAATCTDPATSPSVSVHDASVVEGDTGTRNIDFPLTISTPVNTDVTVTASTTDGTATAPPDYQGTTAALGIIPACSTIGHLYIPVVGDTVGESDETFTVTLTAATRTGSPAPTLTGGDDTATGTIIDDDGGPVSASALEACDQTSTAFTDAIADGYQLHFVTSNHHYVGGSNKELIIGTNGPDRIDGGSKDDIICGMGGRDRIDGGSGADQIDGGAGHDTIDGGSGTDTIVDTANGHDNVLPSSGNDSIS, encoded by the coding sequence ATGAGCCGCACAACCACCCGTCGCGCCCGGACCTGGCTCGCGGTCGCCGCCCTGGCCGTGCCCTGCGCGGCACTGTGCGCAGCAGCTCCGGCTCACGCCGCCACCTGCACGGACCCGGCCACCAGCCCGTCGGTCAGCGTCCACGACGCCTCGGTGGTCGAGGGCGACACCGGCACCCGCAACATCGACTTCCCCCTCACCATCAGCACCCCGGTCAATACCGACGTCACGGTCACCGCGTCAACCACTGACGGCACCGCGACCGCTCCGCCGGACTATCAGGGCACCACCGCCGCCCTGGGCATCATTCCGGCGTGCAGCACGATCGGGCACCTCTACATTCCCGTGGTCGGCGACACCGTTGGCGAGTCCGACGAGACGTTCACCGTGACACTGACCGCCGCCACCCGGACCGGGTCGCCCGCCCCCACTCTGACCGGCGGAGACGACACCGCCACCGGCACCATCATCGACGACGACGGCGGCCCCGTCAGCGCCAGCGCCCTCGAGGCCTGCGACCAGACGAGTACCGCATTCACAGACGCGATCGCCGACGGCTACCAGCTGCACTTCGTCACGTCGAACCACCACTACGTCGGCGGCTCCAACAAGGAGCTCATCATCGGCACCAACGGGCCGGACCGCATTGACGGTGGCAGCAAGGACGACATCATCTGCGGCATGGGCGGCAGGGACCGCATCGACGGTGGCTCGGGCGCCGATCAGATCGATGGCGGCGCGGGTCACGACACCATCGACGGCGGCTCCGGCACCGACACCATCGTCGACACCGCCAACGGCCACGACAACGTCCTGCCGAGCTCGGGCAACGATTCCATTTCCTGA
- a CDS encoding calcium-binding protein gives MTHTPTRRLRLWLAVGALLAPATVLAAASPSDAALPSHCVYDTGGPGVTCTYTSSGTFTVPPGLGLTPISVTASGGAGGKNAAGVPGGLGAMTTATANPAAGSVFSFVVGGSGSTATASSNGAGANGGGSAGGTGAGGGGGLTEVTGPGGFHLIAGGGGGAGANATGTAAGSGGTGGTAGTNTNGQGSDGMPGTPPGAGGAAGPASTPVGTSAVPGASGLVAGSANGGAGGGGGGGAGTPAAGGGGGGIGSPPNAGGGGGGGAGSSLGIANSFSPTATGPSVVVKYTPCVTDASVSIGNAQVIEGNAGTNNLKIPIAVNNPSGCTGVTVKLAIVGGTATPGVDYIVPALTPVVIPAGSTGVDVTIKVKGDTDVEPNETIFVKIVSVSSPDASDPADLPKVTDGFAIGTILNDDDEIPYCAPGVAPPMGYNVITGDNGPNKLIGTPGPDIIYGLGGDDVILGGRGADILCGGSGRDEILGGPGKDQISGGPGNDKLLGGAGHDTIFGGTGRNEIHQ, from the coding sequence ATGACGCACACCCCCACGCGACGCCTTCGCCTGTGGTTGGCGGTCGGCGCCCTCCTGGCGCCGGCCACCGTGCTGGCGGCCGCGAGTCCCAGCGACGCCGCACTGCCGTCCCACTGCGTCTATGACACCGGCGGACCGGGGGTCACCTGCACGTATACCTCGTCAGGCACGTTCACCGTGCCTCCCGGCCTGGGCCTCACCCCCATCTCGGTCACCGCCTCCGGCGGTGCCGGGGGCAAGAACGCGGCCGGCGTCCCCGGTGGTCTGGGTGCCATGACGACGGCGACCGCGAACCCGGCCGCCGGTTCGGTGTTCAGCTTCGTGGTCGGCGGCTCCGGCAGCACCGCAACCGCGAGCAGCAACGGCGCAGGTGCGAACGGCGGCGGCTCCGCGGGTGGTACCGGCGCCGGTGGCGGTGGCGGCCTCACCGAGGTCACCGGGCCTGGCGGCTTCCATCTCATCGCTGGCGGCGGCGGCGGCGCGGGCGCCAACGCGACGGGCACCGCGGCCGGGAGCGGCGGAACCGGCGGGACCGCCGGCACCAACACGAACGGTCAGGGCTCTGATGGCATGCCCGGCACACCGCCGGGCGCGGGTGGAGCGGCCGGTCCCGCATCGACCCCGGTCGGCACGTCAGCCGTTCCGGGCGCGTCGGGACTGGTCGCGGGCTCGGCCAACGGTGGAGCGGGCGGTGGCGGCGGGGGCGGCGCTGGGACGCCCGCGGCCGGCGGTGGTGGCGGCGGCATCGGTTCGCCGCCCAACGCCGGCGGCGGCGGCGGCGGCGGCGCCGGGTCCAGTCTCGGCATCGCCAACTCCTTCAGCCCCACCGCGACCGGTCCGTCGGTGGTCGTGAAGTACACCCCGTGCGTCACAGACGCCTCGGTCTCGATCGGCAACGCGCAGGTGATCGAGGGCAACGCCGGCACCAACAACCTGAAGATCCCGATCGCCGTGAACAACCCGTCCGGCTGCACCGGCGTCACCGTCAAGCTGGCGATCGTGGGCGGAACCGCCACCCCGGGCGTCGACTACATCGTCCCGGCGCTCACTCCGGTGGTCATCCCGGCGGGCAGCACCGGCGTCGACGTCACGATCAAGGTCAAGGGCGACACCGACGTCGAGCCCAACGAGACAATCTTCGTCAAGATCGTTTCGGTCAGCTCGCCGGACGCCAGCGACCCGGCGGATCTGCCCAAGGTCACCGACGGATTCGCGATCGGCACCATCCTCAACGACGATGACGAGATCCCCTACTGCGCACCGGGGGTTGCCCCGCCGATGGGATACAACGTCATCACCGGCGACAACGGTCCGAACAAGTTGATCGGCACCCCCGGGCCCGACATCATCTACGGCCTGGGCGGCGATGACGTGATCCTCGGCGGGCGTGGCGCCGACATCCTGTGCGGCGGCAGCGGACGCGACGAGATCCTCGGCGGTCCCGGTAAGGACCAGATCTCCGGCGGCCCGGGCAACGACAAGCTGCTCGGTGGCGCAGGCCACGACACCATCTTCGGTGGTACCGGCCGCAACGAGATCCACCAGTAA
- a CDS encoding MarR family transcriptional regulator has product MDEHVETMMATSRLLMSVVADSVAPIAEFITIAQYRALVIVANSGPLNLNEVAAALGVHPSNATRACDRLVEAGLLARTESVQDRRRVDLALTASGIALIQRVADHRRDAIERVLARMDPEARELLAQGLGGFLAAAEGEPHAEWTEELRQVPALVGMN; this is encoded by the coding sequence ATGGACGAACACGTCGAGACAATGATGGCTACTTCCCGACTGTTGATGTCGGTGGTGGCCGACTCGGTGGCGCCGATCGCGGAGTTCATCACGATCGCGCAGTACCGGGCATTGGTGATCGTGGCGAACAGCGGACCGCTGAACCTCAACGAGGTCGCGGCGGCGCTGGGGGTGCACCCGTCGAACGCCACCCGGGCGTGCGACCGCCTGGTCGAGGCGGGTCTGTTGGCGCGCACCGAGTCGGTGCAGGACCGGCGTCGGGTGGACCTGGCGCTGACCGCATCGGGGATCGCGTTGATCCAGCGGGTCGCTGATCACCGGCGCGATGCCATCGAGCGGGTGCTGGCCCGGATGGATCCGGAGGCCCGGGAGTTGTTGGCCCAGGGGCTCGGTGGGTTCCTCGCGGCCGCTGAGGGTGAGCCGCACGCGGAGTGGACCGAGGAGTTGCGCCAGGTGCCCGCGCTGGTGGGGATGAACTGA